A window from Pseudooceanicola algae encodes these proteins:
- the folE2 gene encoding GTP cyclohydrolase FolE2, translating into MNIHPNDLSPKDDDAKAALDLLRHWAAQASDAEINALDPSIARLLPGQGEYPLLSNVYPTDFTAGANYRATMPDLQNGPASLIRGANKAIQHVGISNFRLPIRYHTRDGAEQMLETAITGTVSLEADKKGINMSRIMRSFYAHSEKSFSFDVIEAALDDYKADLDSMDARIMMRFSYPVRRESLRSGLSGYQFYDIALELVDEGATRKHFIHLDYVYSSTCPCSLELSEHARRERGQLATPHSQRSVARISVQVLDGKVLWFEDLIDMARSAVPTETQVMVKREDEQAFAELNAANPIFVEDAARLFCEQLQDDNRVGDYRVAASHQESLHSHDAVSILTEGESFRSGSVDPRFFATLHHAG; encoded by the coding sequence ATGAATATCCACCCGAACGATCTGTCACCCAAGGACGATGACGCCAAAGCGGCGCTTGACCTTTTGCGCCATTGGGCCGCGCAGGCCAGCGATGCCGAGATCAATGCGCTTGATCCCTCGATCGCGCGGCTGCTGCCGGGGCAGGGCGAATACCCCCTGCTTTCCAATGTCTACCCGACGGATTTCACCGCAGGCGCCAATTACCGCGCCACCATGCCCGACCTGCAGAATGGCCCGGCCAGCCTGATCCGCGGCGCCAACAAGGCCATCCAGCATGTCGGGATCTCGAATTTCCGCCTGCCGATCCGCTATCACACCCGTGACGGTGCCGAGCAGATGCTGGAAACTGCAATCACCGGCACCGTCAGCCTTGAGGCCGACAAGAAGGGCATCAACATGTCGCGCATCATGCGCAGCTTCTATGCCCACTCCGAGAAAAGCTTTTCTTTCGACGTGATCGAGGCGGCCCTGGACGATTACAAGGCCGACCTCGACAGCATGGATGCGCGGATCATGATGCGCTTTTCCTACCCGGTAAGGCGGGAAAGCCTGCGTTCGGGTCTCAGCGGCTACCAGTTCTACGATATCGCGCTGGAACTGGTGGACGAAGGTGCGACGCGCAAGCATTTCATCCATCTCGACTACGTCTATTCCTCGACCTGCCCTTGTTCGCTGGAACTGTCGGAACATGCCCGGCGCGAGCGCGGCCAACTGGCGACGCCGCATTCGCAGCGCTCGGTGGCGCGGATTTCGGTGCAGGTGCTGGATGGCAAGGTGCTGTGGTTCGAGGATCTGATCGACATGGCCCGCAGCGCCGTCCCGACCGAGACGCAGGTCATGGTCAAACGCGAGGATGAACAGGCCTTTGCCGAGCTGAACGCCGCCAACCCAATCTTTGTCGAAGATGCTGCGCGGCTTTTTTGCGAGCAATTACAGGATGATAATCGGGTCGGGGACTATCGTGTCGCCGCCAGTCATCAGGAAAGCCTGCACAGCCATGACGCGGTGTCGATCCTGACCGAAGGCGAAAGCTTCCGCTCCGGCAGTGTCGATCCGCGCTTCTTCGCGACCCTGCATCACGCCGGGTAA
- a CDS encoding urease accessory protein UreD — translation MTRQPRSRGVLRLSARPGARIGDLHQSGSLKALFPAARHGMLNAVFLNTSGGVTGGDRYSITAEARDGAALSLTSQAAERLYRAQPDETGHVEVSLRVGAGGRLDWLPQETILFDAARVCRRFQVDLEPDARFLAVEPLVFGRVAMGEVVRDGLLKDRWRLRRDGRLIFADNLTFDSADLPLDRQRMRPGVAAGAGAMAALLFAAPGAEAALADLRWLLGPTGGASLVAPDLIFARIVAPDGFELRKRLIPAVTRLSGQDIPKTWTL, via the coding sequence GTGACGCGCCAGCCCCGGTCCCGGGGTGTTCTGCGGCTGTCGGCGCGGCCCGGCGCGCGGATCGGTGATCTGCATCAGTCGGGGTCCCTCAAGGCGCTGTTTCCCGCTGCACGCCATGGCATGTTGAATGCGGTGTTCCTGAACACGTCCGGCGGGGTGACCGGCGGCGACCGCTATTCCATCACCGCAGAGGCCCGCGATGGCGCGGCCCTGTCGCTGACCTCTCAGGCGGCAGAGCGGCTTTATCGCGCGCAACCGGACGAGACGGGCCATGTGGAAGTGTCCTTGCGGGTCGGGGCGGGCGGTCGGCTGGACTGGCTGCCCCAGGAAACCATCCTGTTCGATGCCGCCCGCGTCTGTCGCCGGTTCCAGGTCGACCTGGAACCCGATGCGCGTTTCCTTGCAGTCGAGCCGCTGGTCTTCGGCCGCGTCGCCATGGGCGAGGTGGTGCGCGACGGGCTGCTGAAGGACCGCTGGCGGCTGCGGCGGGACGGGCGCCTGATCTTTGCCGACAACCTGACCTTTGATAGTGCGGACCTGCCGCTGGACCGCCAACGCATGCGCCCCGGTGTCGCGGCGGGCGCCGGCGCCATGGCGGCGCTGCTGTTTGCCGCCCCCGGTGCCGAGGCCGCGCTGGCCGATCTGCGCTGGCTGCTCGGCCCCACGGGGGGCGCGAGCCTTGTTGCCCCCGATCTGATTTTCGCCCGGATCGTCGCCCCCGACGGGTTCGAGCTGCGCAAGCGGCTGATCCCTGCCGTCACGCGGCTGTCCGGGCAGGACATTCCCAAAACCTGGACGCTTTGA
- a CDS encoding urease subunit gamma produces MQLTPREKDKLLVAMAAEVARKRLSRGVKLNYPEAIALITDAVVEGARDGRSVAEMMEAGAQVITVDQCMSGIPEMIHEVQVEATFPDGTKLVTVHNPIR; encoded by the coding sequence ATGCAACTGACCCCCAGAGAAAAAGACAAGCTTCTGGTCGCGATGGCCGCCGAGGTCGCGCGCAAGCGCCTGTCGCGCGGCGTGAAGCTGAACTACCCTGAAGCCATCGCGCTGATCACCGACGCGGTGGTCGAGGGCGCGCGGGACGGACGTTCGGTCGCCGAGATGATGGAAGCCGGCGCCCAGGTCATCACCGTCGATCAATGCATGTCGGGCATCCCCGAGATGATCCACGAAGTGCAGGTCGAAGCGACCTTTCCCGATGGGACCAAGCTGGTGACGGTACATAACCCGATCCGCTAG
- a CDS encoding urease subunit beta yields the protein MIPGELFPAEGSLTLNEGAESITLMVANTGDRPVQIGSHYHFAEANEALDFDRATARGLRLDIAAGTAVRFEPGQRREVSLIPISGDRRIFGFNQKVMGPL from the coding sequence ATGATCCCGGGAGAGCTTTTCCCCGCCGAAGGCAGCCTGACCCTGAACGAAGGCGCGGAGTCCATCACCCTGATGGTGGCCAATACCGGTGACCGCCCGGTGCAGATCGGCAGCCACTACCATTTCGCCGAGGCCAACGAGGCGCTGGATTTCGACCGCGCCACTGCCCGTGGTCTGCGCCTCGATATCGCCGCCGGCACTGCCGTGCGGTTCGAACCGGGCCAGCGCCGCGAGGTCAGCCTTATTCCGATCTCCGGGGATCGCCGTATCTTCGGTTTCAATCAGAAGGTCATGGGGCCGCTGTGA
- the ureC gene encoding urease subunit alpha, with amino-acid sequence MPTQISRADYAAMFGPTTGDRLRLADTDLVIEVEKDFTSYGEEVKFGGGKVIRDGMGQSQATRAEGAVDTVITNALIVDWTGIYKADVGLKDGRIHKIGKAGNPDTQPGVDIIVGPGTEVIAGENRILTAGGIDSHIHFICPQQIDDALHSGLTCMIGGGTGPAHGTLATTVTPGPWHMARMLQAADAFPMNLAFAGKGNASLPAALEEQIKGGASCLKLHEDWGTTPATIDNCLSVADDYDVQVMIHTDTLNESGFVENTVKAMKGRTIHAFHTEGAGGGHAPDIIKICGEEHVLPSSTNPTRPFTKNTIDEHLDMLMVCHHLDKAIPEDVAFAESRIRRETIAAEDILHDMGAFSIIASDSQAMGRVGEVLIRTWQTADKMKKQRGRLAEETGANDNFRVRRYIAKYTINPAIAHGLSHQIGSIEEGKRADLVLWNPAFFGVKPEMVLMAGTIVCAQMGDPNASIPTPQPVYSRPMFGAYGRSVERSAVTFVSAAAQAEGIGHNLGLAKETVAVLNTRNIGKSHLKLNTATPRVEVNPETYEVRADGELLTCEPASELPMAQRYFLF; translated from the coding sequence ATGCCCACCCAGATCTCTCGCGCGGATTACGCCGCGATGTTCGGCCCGACCACGGGCGACCGGTTGCGCCTGGCCGATACGGATCTTGTGATCGAGGTCGAAAAGGACTTCACCAGCTACGGTGAAGAGGTCAAGTTCGGCGGCGGCAAGGTGATCCGCGACGGCATGGGCCAGTCGCAGGCGACGCGGGCCGAGGGCGCGGTGGACACGGTGATCACCAATGCGCTGATCGTCGACTGGACCGGCATCTACAAGGCCGACGTGGGCCTGAAGGACGGGCGCATCCACAAGATCGGCAAGGCGGGCAACCCCGATACGCAGCCGGGCGTCGACATCATCGTCGGTCCGGGCACCGAGGTCATCGCCGGTGAAAACCGCATCCTGACCGCCGGCGGCATCGACAGCCATATCCATTTCATCTGCCCGCAGCAGATCGACGACGCGCTGCATTCCGGCCTGACCTGCATGATCGGCGGCGGCACCGGCCCGGCCCATGGCACGCTGGCCACGACCGTCACACCCGGCCCCTGGCACATGGCGCGCATGTTGCAGGCCGCCGATGCCTTTCCGATGAACCTGGCGTTTGCGGGCAAGGGCAATGCCTCGCTTCCCGCTGCGCTGGAGGAACAGATCAAGGGCGGGGCCTCCTGCCTGAAGCTGCACGAAGACTGGGGCACCACGCCTGCCACTATCGACAATTGCCTGTCGGTGGCCGACGACTACGACGTGCAGGTGATGATCCACACCGACACGCTGAACGAATCCGGTTTCGTCGAGAACACCGTGAAGGCGATGAAGGGCCGCACCATCCACGCCTTCCACACCGAAGGGGCAGGGGGCGGGCATGCACCCGACATCATCAAGATCTGCGGCGAAGAACATGTGCTGCCCTCTTCGACCAACCCGACGCGGCCCTTCACGAAGAACACCATCGACGAACATCTCGACATGCTGATGGTGTGTCACCACCTTGACAAGGCGATCCCCGAAGACGTGGCCTTTGCCGAAAGCCGCATCCGGCGCGAGACAATCGCCGCCGAAGACATCCTGCACGACATGGGTGCCTTCAGCATCATCGCCTCCGACAGCCAGGCCATGGGCCGGGTGGGCGAGGTCCTGATCCGTACCTGGCAGACCGCCGACAAGATGAAGAAGCAGCGCGGCCGCCTTGCCGAGGAAACCGGCGCCAACGACAATTTCCGGGTGCGCCGCTATATCGCGAAATACACCATCAACCCCGCCATCGCCCATGGTCTGTCGCATCAGATCGGCAGCATCGAGGAAGGCAAACGCGCCGACCTCGTGCTGTGGAACCCGGCCTTCTTCGGAGTGAAACCCGAAATGGTGCTGATGGCCGGCACCATCGTCTGTGCCCAGATGGGTGATCCCAATGCCTCCATCCCGACGCCGCAGCCGGTCTATTCGCGGCCCATGTTCGGGGCCTATGGGCGATCGGTTGAACGCTCTGCGGTGACCTTCGTCTCTGCCGCGGCCCAGGCCGAAGGCATCGGTCACAACCTGGGTCTCGCCAAGGAAACCGTCGCGGTGCTGAACACCCGCAACATCGGCAAGTCGCACCTCAAGCTGAACACGGCCACCCCAAGGGTCGAGGTCAACCCCGAGACCTACGAAGTGCGCGCCGACGGAGAGCTGCTGACCTGTGAACCGGCCTCGGAGCTTCCGATGGCGCAGCGCTATTTCCTGTTCTGA
- a CDS encoding DUF1127 domain-containing protein: MATATHISSAPSFGSRFSALMNSIGTGLNNYMERRTRHDQITALNAKSDAELAKLGIRRDEIPAYVFRHLFYI; this comes from the coding sequence ATGGCTACTGCAACTCATATCTCTTCCGCACCGTCCTTCGGCAGCCGCTTCTCGGCTCTGATGAACAGCATCGGCACCGGCCTGAACAACTACATGGAACGCCGCACGCGTCACGACCAGATCACAGCGCTGAACGCGAAGTCGGACGCCGAACTGGCCAAGCTGGGCATCCGTCGCGACGAGATCCCGGCCTACGTCTTCCGCCACCTGTTCTACATCTGA
- a CDS encoding urease accessory protein UreE: MIRALSTLTSEAVDSTRVTDSVTLDYDARFIRRKGLQTDGGNRILVDLAQTMSLNEGDALQLEDGCLITVRAAPEPLLQVTGPHLVRLAWHVGNRHTPCQILDDHLLIRQDKVIATMLTHLGATLVPVQAPFVPEGGAYGHGRTHSHEHGKTLNGGDHDHGHSHGDGHAHDHGHSHSHSHDN, translated from the coding sequence ATGATCCGCGCTCTCTCCACCCTCACCAGCGAGGCCGTCGATTCGACGAGGGTCACCGACAGCGTGACGCTCGACTACGACGCCCGGTTCATCCGGCGTAAGGGGCTGCAGACCGACGGGGGCAATCGCATCCTGGTCGACCTGGCCCAGACGATGTCGCTGAACGAAGGCGATGCGCTGCAGTTGGAAGACGGCTGTCTGATCACCGTCCGCGCCGCGCCCGAGCCGCTTTTGCAGGTGACGGGGCCGCATCTTGTGCGCCTTGCCTGGCATGTCGGCAATCGTCACACCCCCTGCCAAATCCTGGACGACCACCTTCTGATCCGTCAGGACAAGGTCATTGCCACCATGCTGACGCATCTCGGCGCGACCCTTGTCCCGGTCCAAGCGCCCTTTGTCCCCGAAGGCGGGGCCTATGGACACGGGCGGACCCATTCCCATGAACATGGCAAGACGCTGAATGGCGGAGATCATGACCATGGGCATTCTCATGGCGATGGTCACGCGCATGACCACGGGCATTCGCACAGCCACTCCCATGACAACTGA
- a CDS encoding urease accessory protein UreF → MAEIMTMGILMAMVTRMTTGIRTATPMTTEQLHVDPALILHRWLSPAYPVGAFAYSHGIEAAVADGWITDTPTAEAWIRDILDHGAGHNDALLLAAAWHAAPQDLPEIAELALALAPSASRRLETSAQGAAFAATTAEIHGIDLPAMPYPVALGRAARLMDLPLDMLLRLSLLAFASTLTSAAVRLVPLGQTDGQRILSGLEPLCQTLAQRAETGDLEGLGARAILSDIAAMRQEALTTRLFRS, encoded by the coding sequence ATGGCGGAGATCATGACCATGGGCATTCTCATGGCGATGGTCACGCGCATGACCACGGGCATTCGCACAGCCACTCCCATGACAACTGAGCAACTGCATGTCGACCCGGCGCTGATCCTGCATCGCTGGCTCTCGCCCGCCTATCCGGTCGGGGCCTTTGCCTATTCTCACGGGATCGAGGCCGCGGTGGCCGATGGCTGGATCACCGACACCCCGACAGCCGAGGCCTGGATTCGCGACATCCTCGATCATGGGGCAGGGCACAATGATGCGCTTCTGCTGGCCGCCGCATGGCATGCCGCCCCGCAGGACCTGCCCGAAATTGCGGAACTGGCGCTGGCGCTGGCCCCTTCGGCCAGCCGACGCCTGGAAACCAGCGCACAGGGCGCCGCTTTTGCCGCCACCACGGCCGAGATCCACGGGATTGACCTGCCGGCCATGCCTTATCCGGTCGCCCTTGGCCGGGCGGCCCGGTTGATGGATCTGCCTCTGGACATGCTGCTGCGGCTGTCTCTGCTGGCCTTCGCCTCGACCCTGACATCGGCAGCGGTGCGTCTGGTGCCTCTTGGCCAGACCGATGGGCAACGTATCCTGTCGGGTCTTGAACCCTTGTGTCAAACACTGGCACAGAGGGCGGAAACCGGCGACCTGGAAGGGCTTGGCGCGCGCGCCATTTTGTCCGACATTGCCGCCATGCGGCAGGAAGCCCTGACGACGCGACTCTTTCGTTCCTGA
- the ureG gene encoding urease accessory protein UreG codes for MPSPHGPLRIGLGGPVGAGKTTLTAALCRALRDHLSVAVVTNDIYTQEDAEALVRMQALTSDRIRGVETGGCPHTAIREDASINLAAIAELNKDFPDLDLVLVESGGDNLSATFSPELVDMTIYVIDVAAGEEIPRKGGPAITRSDILVINKTDLAPHVGADLSVMERDATAQRKGRPFVFTNLKTGEGLPAILSLIEEIGGLVPAL; via the coding sequence ATGCCATCCCCCCACGGTCCTCTTCGTATCGGTCTGGGCGGCCCGGTGGGTGCCGGCAAGACCACGCTGACGGCAGCCCTGTGCCGGGCGCTGCGCGACCACCTGTCGGTCGCAGTGGTGACCAACGACATCTACACGCAGGAAGACGCCGAGGCGCTGGTGCGCATGCAGGCGCTGACCTCGGACCGTATCAGGGGCGTTGAAACCGGCGGCTGTCCGCATACGGCGATCCGCGAGGATGCCTCGATCAACCTGGCGGCCATTGCCGAGCTGAACAAGGATTTCCCGGACCTCGACCTGGTGCTGGTGGAGTCGGGGGGCGACAACCTGTCGGCGACCTTCTCGCCCGAACTCGTCGACATGACGATCTATGTCATCGACGTGGCGGCGGGCGAAGAGATCCCGCGCAAGGGCGGTCCGGCGATCACCCGTTCCGACATCCTGGTCATCAACAAGACCGACCTCGCCCCCCATGTGGGCGCCGACCTGAGCGTCATGGAGCGCGACGCAACGGCACAGCGCAAGGGGCGGCCCTTCGTCTTTACCAATCTCAAGACCGGAGAGGGGCTGCCGGCCATCCTGTCCCTGATCGAGGAGATCGGCGGACTTGTCCCGGCTCTCTGA
- a CDS encoding TrkH family potassium uptake protein: protein MIDIRPIGYVIGLLVAVLGMTMLLPMLVDMIEGQGHWYVFAESGIITFVAGALTALACQNGNRDGLTLQQTFLLTSGVWATLPIFGALPFMLGETQASFTDAYFEAMSGVTTTGSTVFVGLDDMAQGLLLWRGILQWLGGIGIIVVAMVFLPELRVGGMQVFRSEAFETMGKILPRATAIASQISVIYVGLTLACLMTYLLLGMGTFDATVHALTTVSTGGFSTRDASFGAFAGGMEYAATVFMILAALPFVRYVQLLHGNKTAIFRDVQVRGFMATIGVLVLVSSLALLHLFPHHWEQALRESLFNIVSIISGTGYASVDYMQWGSFLITLFFFIGLIGGCAGSTACSVKIFRYQILLASIGAQIRRIHAPHAVFSPRYEGRPLGEEVLGSVMSFFVFFVVSLGVFSVLLALTGLDFITALSGAATALANIGPGLGDIIGPAGNFAPLNDSAKWILSIAMFCGRLELMVVYAMLTVQFWRG, encoded by the coding sequence ATGATCGACATTCGCCCCATCGGCTATGTGATCGGCCTGCTTGTCGCCGTGCTGGGCATGACGATGCTGTTGCCGATGCTGGTCGACATGATCGAAGGGCAGGGACATTGGTACGTCTTTGCCGAAAGCGGTATCATCACCTTCGTCGCGGGGGCCCTGACGGCGCTGGCCTGCCAGAACGGCAACCGTGACGGGCTGACCCTGCAACAGACCTTCCTGCTGACCTCGGGTGTCTGGGCAACCCTGCCGATCTTCGGTGCGCTGCCATTCATGCTGGGAGAGACGCAGGCCAGTTTCACCGACGCTTATTTCGAGGCCATGTCGGGGGTGACCACCACCGGTTCGACCGTCTTCGTCGGCCTTGACGACATGGCGCAGGGGCTGCTGCTGTGGCGTGGCATCCTGCAATGGCTGGGCGGCATCGGGATCATCGTCGTGGCCATGGTCTTCCTGCCCGAACTGCGGGTCGGGGGGATGCAGGTCTTCCGCTCCGAAGCTTTCGAAACCATGGGCAAGATCCTGCCCCGCGCCACGGCTATCGCCAGCCAGATCTCGGTCATCTATGTCGGGCTGACGCTGGCCTGCCTGATGACTTACCTGCTGCTCGGCATGGGGACCTTCGATGCAACGGTCCATGCGCTGACCACCGTGTCGACAGGCGGATTTTCCACCCGGGATGCCAGTTTCGGCGCCTTTGCGGGGGGGATGGAATATGCCGCCACGGTCTTCATGATCCTCGCGGCGCTGCCTTTCGTGCGCTACGTGCAACTGCTGCATGGCAACAAGACCGCGATCTTTCGCGACGTGCAGGTCAGGGGCTTCATGGCGACGATCGGCGTGCTGGTCCTGGTCAGCAGCCTGGCCCTGCTGCACCTGTTCCCGCATCACTGGGAACAGGCCTTGCGCGAAAGCCTTTTCAACATCGTCTCGATCATCTCGGGGACGGGCTATGCCTCGGTCGACTACATGCAGTGGGGGTCGTTCCTGATCACCCTGTTCTTCTTCATCGGACTGATCGGCGGCTGTGCCGGATCGACGGCCTGCTCGGTCAAGATTTTCCGCTACCAGATCCTGCTGGCCTCCATCGGGGCACAGATCCGCCGCATCCACGCGCCCCACGCGGTGTTTTCGCCCCGCTACGAAGGCCGGCCCCTGGGCGAAGAAGTGCTGGGGTCGGTCATGTCCTTCTTTGTCTTCTTCGTGGTGTCTCTGGGTGTGTTTTCGGTGCTGCTGGCGCTGACGGGCCTCGATTTCATCACCGCGCTCTCCGGCGCGGCGACGGCGCTGGCCAATATCGGCCCTGGCCTTGGCGACATCATCGGCCCGGCAGGCAATTTCGCGCCCCTGAACGATTCCGCCAAGTGGATCCTGAGCATCGCCATGTTCTGCGGCCGGTTGGAGCTGATGGTGGTCTACGCCATGCTCACGGTCCAGTTCTGGCGTGGGTGA
- the cysG gene encoding siroheme synthase CysG, whose product MKTFPIFLTMTGRRVVICGSGAEAARKARLVLKTEAEIVIAGRDLDPELSGLVATGRALHVPEAGPETFENCTLAFIATGDEALDLRIAAMARAAGAVVNVVDQPDHCDGFTPSIVDRDPVVVAIGTEGTAPVLGRMIKTEIETMLHPRLGGFAALAGRLRDAVAGRIAPRNRRAFWEWVFTGEAFARHRGGDEHAAADMLKQAIANGEAPGETGLISLVGAGPGARDLLTLRAVRRLQEADVIFYDRLVDPEVLELARRDADRVYVGKEIGAHAWPQDKIDRLIVAEAAKGRRVVRLKSGDPSIFGRAAEEIAAARAAGIAVEIVPGITAASAVAAATTRPLTERGETDTLVITTGTCRPGDCAPDWRAAARPGTAMAFYMAVDRAARVEAELLAAGVPPNCPVDVIASASMPQERRLSLTLQGMAEALQREKVQSPAILLLRYSKTLAVDAVPSADVAALPSRA is encoded by the coding sequence ATGAAGACCTTTCCGATATTCCTGACCATGACCGGCCGCCGCGTGGTGATCTGCGGCTCTGGCGCCGAGGCGGCGCGCAAGGCGCGTCTGGTCCTCAAGACCGAGGCCGAGATCGTCATCGCGGGCCGCGACCTCGACCCCGAACTTTCTGGCCTCGTGGCTACCGGGCGCGCCCTGCATGTGCCCGAAGCCGGCCCCGAGACCTTCGAAAACTGCACGCTGGCTTTCATCGCCACGGGGGACGAGGCGCTGGATCTGCGCATCGCCGCCATGGCGCGGGCGGCGGGGGCGGTGGTCAATGTCGTCGACCAGCCGGATCATTGCGACGGGTTTACCCCGTCGATCGTTGACCGCGACCCGGTCGTCGTCGCCATCGGGACCGAGGGCACGGCCCCGGTGCTGGGCCGCATGATCAAGACCGAGATCGAGACGATGCTGCATCCCCGTCTTGGTGGTTTCGCCGCCCTTGCGGGGCGCTTGCGCGATGCGGTCGCGGGCCGGATCGCGCCGCGCAACCGGCGCGCCTTCTGGGAATGGGTCTTTACCGGCGAGGCCTTCGCCCGGCATCGCGGCGGCGACGAACATGCCGCTGCCGACATGCTGAAGCAGGCCATCGCAAATGGCGAGGCGCCCGGAGAAACCGGACTTATATCCCTTGTCGGGGCAGGGCCGGGGGCGCGGGATCTGCTGACCCTGCGCGCGGTGCGCCGCCTGCAGGAGGCCGATGTGATCTTCTACGATCGCCTGGTCGATCCGGAGGTTCTGGAACTGGCGCGCCGCGATGCCGACCGGGTCTATGTCGGCAAGGAGATCGGTGCCCATGCCTGGCCGCAGGACAAGATCGACCGCCTGATCGTTGCCGAAGCCGCCAAGGGCCGCCGCGTCGTGCGGCTGAAATCCGGCGATCCGTCTATCTTTGGTCGCGCGGCCGAGGAAATCGCCGCCGCCCGCGCCGCCGGGATCGCGGTCGAGATCGTGCCGGGCATCACCGCCGCCTCTGCCGTGGCCGCCGCCACGACCCGGCCACTGACCGAGCGCGGCGAGACCGATACGCTTGTCATCACCACGGGCACCTGCCGCCCCGGAGATTGCGCGCCCGACTGGCGCGCCGCCGCCCGTCCCGGCACGGCCATGGCCTTCTACATGGCGGTCGATCGGGCCGCCCGTGTCGAAGCCGAACTGCTGGCCGCCGGGGTGCCGCCGAATTGTCCGGTCGATGTGATCGCCTCGGCCAGCATGCCGCAGGAACGGCGTCTGAGCCTGACCCTGCAGGGCATGGCCGAGGCCTTGCAGCGCGAAAAGGTGCAGAGCCCTGCGATCCTGTTACTGCGCTATTCCAAGACGCTGGCGGTGGATGCGGTGCCCTCTGCCGATGTCGCCGCGCTGCCGTCCCGCGCCTGA